In Vicia villosa cultivar HV-30 ecotype Madison, WI unplaced genomic scaffold, Vvil1.0 ctg.000025F_1_1, whole genome shotgun sequence, one genomic interval encodes:
- the LOC131622209 gene encoding peroxisomal ATPase PEX6-like, with translation MVERRKPLVLCSTKNVINSLLNSSTSSINEFPNLHLPVGILRLSNKLPSLDHSALIALSTSLLKRLSITSGSPVLIKNAEMNTQRIAVAIALDPPSNDIDTLDIDHSLSVSSRIMLVFPSCDFPLNAPLLNGEVAYLSPLLAFNLNLHISCLKSVIHHGQDALSSYFKSQCQVGDEDADKSIEDSVINIELVPLAQPPRFASLLRVAFVKIPECGILDSIKPTSEVEAKERQDLIDLALQKYFEVDRYLSSGDVFGISISWNCNSTICIPCNQNTQKQNDNRICFKVIAMEPSDEPVLRVNKTLTALVLGGNSPSALPPDLLIAGPEGPVPLQRDTVKILASILAPTLCPSALSSKFRVSVLLYGLAGCGKRTVVRYVARRLGLHVVEYNCHDLMGSDRASVALAQAFKTAQRYSPTILLLRHFEVFRDSHSPEISPNDQRGNASEVASVIRKFTEPVGEHDDSNSLMKSNGEFVDKNSEKTSGHQVLLIAAADSSEGLPSTIRRCFSHETNMGTLTEEQRAEMLLHSLQNIYGLHSNTDLEGFVKELVGQTSGFMPRDMCALIADAGANLFPSSDAEADKVEPEGADSSLSSKVTEDNNESEVSARKPGKEDLVNALERSKKRNASALGTPKVPNVKWDDVGGLEDVKKSILDTVQLPLLHKDLFASGLRKRSGVLLYGPPGTGKTLLAKAVATECSLNFLSVKGPELINMYIGESEKNVRDIFQKARSARPCVIFFDELDSLAPARGASGDSGGVMDRVVSQMLAEIDGLSDSTQDLFIIGASNRPDLIDPALLRPGRFDKLLYVGVNSDASYRERVLKALTRKFKLHEDVSLYSIAKKCPPNFTGADMYALCADAWFRAAKRKVLNADPDSSTPDNEANSIVVEYDDFVQVLEELQPSLSTAELKKYELLRDQFEGTSK, from the exons atggtggagagaAGAAAGCCTCTGGTTCTGTGTTCCACCAAAAATGTCATCAATTCCTTATTGAACTCTTCAACTTCTTCAATCAATGAATTCCCCAATTTGCATTTACCGGTTGGAATTCTCCGATTATCCAACAAATTGCCTTCTCTTGATCACTCTGCACTCATTGCTCTATCCACTTCTCTTCTCAAAAGACTTTCCATCACTTCTGGTTCACCG GTTTTGATAAAAAATGCTGAAATGAACACGCAGAGGATTGCAGTGGCTATTGCTCTTGACCCTCCTAGCAATGACATTGACACCCTTGATATTGATCACTCATTATCCGTTTCTTCTAGAATAATGCTTGTTTTTCCTTCTTGTGATTTTCCTCTCAATGCCCCTTTGTTAAATGGCGAAGTTGCTTATTTGTCTCCTCTTTTGGCCTTTAATCTTAACTTGCACATTTCATGTTTGAAATCGGTTATTCACCATGGCCAAGATGCTTTATCGTCTTATTTCAAATCTCAATGTCAAGTGGGTGATGAGGATGCCGATAAAAGCATTGAGGATTCGGTCATTAATATAGAGTTGGTGCCACTCGCTCAACCTCCGAGATTTGCCTCCCTTTTGAGGGTTGCTTTTGTGAAGATACCAGAATGTGGTATCCTTGATTCCATTAAACCAACTTCAGAGGTTGAAGCCAAAGAAcgtcaagacctgattgacttgGCATTGCAGAAGTACTTTGAAGTCGATAGATATTTGTCAAGCGGAGATGTTTTCGGAATTAGCATTAGTTGGAACTGTAATTCCACTATTTGCATTCCTTGTAaccaaaacacacaaaagcaaaatgaCAACCGTATCTGTTTTAAG GTCATTGCTATGGAACCATCAGATGAACCAGTTCTCCGTGTCAATAAAACCTTAACTGCGTTGGTGTTAGGAGGGAATTCCCCATCTGCCCTTCCTCCAGATTTGTTAATTGCTGGACCAGAAGGGCCCGTGCCCTTGCAAAGAGACACAGTGAAGATCTTGGCTTCAATACTCGCACCAACTTTATGTCCATCAGCACTCTCTTCCAAGTTTAGAGTTTCAGTGTTATTATATGGCTTGGCAG GTTGTGGGAAAAGGACCGTTGTTAGATATGTTGCTCGTCGACTGGGCCTGCATGTGGTCGAATATAACTGTCACGATCTAATGGGTTCCGATAGAGCATCTGTTGCTCTAGCTCAAGCTTTCAAGACTGCTCAAag ATACTCGCCAACAATACTTCTTCTTCGTCATTTTGAGGTATTTCGAGATTCACATTCACCTGAGATTTCACCAAATGATCAAAGAGGCAATGCATCTGAAGTTGCATCAGTTATTAGGAAATTCACTGAGCCAGTTGGTGAACATGATGATAGTAATTCTCTGATGAAATCAAATGGCGAATTT GTGGACAAGAATTCTGAAAAGACAAGCGGGCATCAGGTCCTGTTGATTGCTGCAGCTGACAGTTCAGAGGGTCTACCTTCAACCATCAGACGCTGCTTTAGCCATGAAACAAACATGGGGACTTTGACAGAAGAGCAAAGGGCAGAAATGCTATTGCATTCACTGCAAAATATTTATGGACTCCACTCTAAT ACTGATTTAGAGGGTTTTGTAAAAGAATTAGTTGGACAGACATCTGGTTTCATGCCCAGAGATATGTGTGCTTTAATTGCAGATGCTGGTGCCAACTTATTTCCCAGCAGCGATGCTGAAGCAGACAAAGTTGAACCTGAAGGTGCAGATAGTTCTCTTAGTTCAAAGGTAACAGAGGACAACAACGAGTCTGAAGTTTCAGCTCGAAAACCTGGGAAAGAAGACTTGGTGAATGCTTTGGAACGATCAAAGAAAAGAAATGCGTCAGCATTGGGTACTCCAAAG GTTCCAAATGTAAAATGGGACGATGTTGGTGGGCTTGAAGATGTCAAAAAATCAATCCTGGATACTGTTCAG TTGCCTCTCTTGCATAAAGATCTTTTTGCATCTGGGTTACGCAAACGGTCTGGTGTTCTTTTGTATGGTCCTCCTGGAACTGGAAAA ACATTATTAGCAAAAGCAGTTGCTACAGAGTGTTCCTTAAATTTTCTTAGTGTGAAGGGTCCTGAACTGATCAACATGTACATAGGCGAGTCTGAGAAAAATGTTCGAGACATTTTTCAGAAG GCCAGATCAGCCCGACCGTGTGTCATCTTCTTTGATGAGCTTGACTCTCTTGCACCAGCTCGGGGAGCTTCTGGAGATTCTGGGGGTGTTATGGATAGAGTGGTTTCGCAG ATGCTTGCAGAAATTGACGGCTTAAGTGATTCAACACAG GATCTATTTATTATAGGTGCAAGTAATAGACCAGATTTGATAGACCCAGCACTTCTTCGCCCTGGTCGTTTTGATAAATTGCTATATGTTGGCGTTAACTCTGATGCATCTTACAGAGAGCG GGTACTAAAAGCTCTTACGAGAAAGTTTAAATTGCATGAAGATGTTTCACTTTACTCCATTGCAAAAAAATGTCCACCAAACTTCACCGGCGCAGACATGTATGCCTTGTGTGCAGATGCTTGGTTCCGCGCTGCAAAACGCAAA GTTTTGAATGCAGATCCAGACTCCTCAACCCCAGATAATGAAGCAAATTCTATTGTTGTTGAATATGATGATTTTGTCCAG GTCTTAGAAGAGCTTCAGCCTTCCCTCTCAACGGCCGAGCTTAAGAAGTACGAGCTTCTTAGAGATCAATTTGAAGGCACCTCTAAATGA
- the LOC131622152 gene encoding 10 kDa chaperonin, mitochondrial-like → MAKRLIPLFNRVLVEKIVPPSKTSAGILLPEKSSKLNSGKVVAVGPGIHGKDGKLLPVAVKEGDTVLLPEYGGTEVKLDHKEYYLYRDDDILGTLHD, encoded by the exons ATGGCGAAGCGATTGATTCCACTCTTCAATCGTGTTTTGGTTGAGAAAATCGTTCCTCCATCAAAAACCAGCGCTGGTATCTTGTTACCTGAGAAATCCTCCAAG CTGAATTCTGGAAAAGTTGTTGCTGTTGGCCCTGGCATTCATGGGAAGGATGGGAAACTTCTTCCTGTTGCTGTAAAAGAAGGTGACACTGTTCTTTTGCCCGAATATGGAGGAACTGAGGTGAAGCTTGATCACAAAGA GTATTATCTGTATAGAGATGACGATATATTGGGAACACTTCACGATTGA
- the LOC131622173 gene encoding uncharacterized protein LOC131622173 codes for MASSIGATRSCEFRSQCRCGLEAPLMTSWTDSNPGRRFFGCGMYKVQGRKRCSHFVWYDDELSSRAKEIIYSLQKKLEHERARLDEANTKVAEMKTKLNAMNLLMKFSVSMTLVMAVGLVMLNVMK; via the exons ATGGCGAGTAGTATCGGGGCTACACGTTCATGTGAGTTTCGAAGCCAGTGCAGGTGTGGGCTTGAAGCTCCATTGATGACCTCATGGACTGATTCGAACCCAGGCAGACGTTTTTTTGGGTGTGGGATGTACAAG GTACAGGGGCGTAAAAGGTGTAGCCACTTTGTTTGGTACGACGATGAACTCTCATCAAGGGCCAAGGAAATTATCTACTCCCTGCAGAAAAAATTGGAGCATGAAAGGGCTAGATTGGATGAAGCTAATACAAAAGTAGCAGAAATGAAGACGAAGTTGAATGCAATGAACTTATTGATGAAATTCTCAGTTTCCATGACATTAGTTATGGCAGTAGGACTTGTGATGCTTAATGTAATGAAGTAG